The Muntiacus reevesi chromosome 7, mMunRee1.1, whole genome shotgun sequence genome includes a region encoding these proteins:
- the LOC136172311 gene encoding olfactory receptor 4K3-like produces MEEVNQSVVSEFIFVGLCDSWDLQAFLLVVFSSLYLITISGNVFIVLLVIADLHLHSPMYFLLANLSFSDLCYSSVATPKLITDFLKENKTISFRGCMCQMFFGHFFGGGEMVLLVMMAYDRYVAICKPLHYSSIMNTKMCIQLVMTSWIIGFVHSISQLAIITQLPFCGPRKLDSFFCDIPLVIKLVCMDTYILEVLTNANSGVLATVCFLLLLISYSYILLTVCQQSKGGASKALSTCTAHITVVMLFFGPCIFVYLCPLSITWVDKFLAIFYAIITPLLNPVIYTLRNKEIRNAIKRL; encoded by the coding sequence atggaagaagtgaaccagtctgtggtatctgaatttatttttgttgggctATGTGACTCATGGGACCTCCAAGCCTTCCTCCTAGTGGTATTTTCTTCACTTTACTTGATCACCATTTCAGGCAATGTCTTCATTGTGCTCCTAGTTATTGCTGACCTTCACCTCCACTCCCCTATGTACTTCCTATTAGCAAATTTGTCATTCTCTGACTTATGCTATTCCTCAGTAGCCACCCCTAAACTGATCACAgactttctgaaagaaaataagacCATCTCCTTTAGAGGCTGCATGTGTCAGATGTTTTTTGGACATTTTTTTGGAGGGGGTGAAATGGTGCTCTTAGTGatgatggcctatgaccgttatgtggccatctgcaagccactCCATTACTCCAGCATCATGAATACAAAAATGTGCATTCAACTAGTGATGACATCATGGATCATTGGCTTTGTGCATTCAATAAGCCAACTAGCTATAATTACACAACTGCCCTTCTGTGGACCCAGAAAATTGGATAGCTTTTTCTGTGATATTCCACTGGTGATCAAGTTGGTCTGCATGGACACTTATATTCTAGAAGTGTTGACAAATGCTAACAGTGGGGTACTTGCAACCGTTTGCTTCCTTCTGTTGCTGATCTCTTACTCTTATATTCTGCTTACTGTCTGCCAGCAATCAAAGGGTGGGGCATCCAAGGCTCTCTCCACCTGCACTGCCCACATCACAGTGGTCATGTTATTCTTTGGGCCTTGCATCTTCGTCTACCTATGTCCACTCAGCATCACTTGGGTGGACAAGTTCCTAGCTATATTTTATGCGATCATCACACCACTACTAAATCCAGTCATTTAtactttaagaaacaaagagattaGAAATGCCATTAAGCGGCTATGA
- the LOC136172241 gene encoding olfactory receptor 4F6-like produces MYERNDTSVSEFVFLGLSTSRPVQHFLLAFSTVFYVIIVLGNLLVVFAVTFDPHLHSPMYFLLANLSFIDLCLSTLTVPKMISDLYSGCKTISFQGCVTQIFVLHTLGGSEMVLLSAMALDRYVAICKPLHYLTIMRPWVCHLLLCGAWGIGLIHSVVQLAFVIHLPFCGPNEIDSFYCDLPWFIKLACIDSYRMEFMVTANSGFISMGTFFLLIMSYVFILVTVWKRASGGLHKALSTLSAHISVVVLFFGPCIFVYMWPFPIVTVDKFLAILDFLVTPILNPAIYTLRNKDMKMAMRRLYGQFLSLKIS; encoded by the coding sequence ATGTATGAAAGAAATGACACTTCAGTATCTGAATTTGTTTTCCTGGGGCTTTCTACCTCTAGACCAGTGCAGCATTTCCTCCTTGCCTTCTCTACAGTGTTTTATGTAATAATTGTTCTGGGGAATCTCCTTGTTGTGTTTGCAGTGACCTTTGACCCTCATCTGCACTCCCCCATGTACTTCCTTTTAGCCAACCTCTCATTCATTGATTTGTGTCTTTCTACCTTAACGGTGCCTAAGATGATCTCTGACCTGTACTCTGGATGCAAAACCATATCCTTCCAGGGGTGTGTCACCCAGATATTTGTCCTTCACACCCTGGGTGGATCTGAGATGGTGCTGCTCAGTGCCATGGCCTTAGACCGATACGTGGCCATATGTAAGCCCCTGCACTATCTGACCATCATGAGACCATGGGTGTGCCATTTGCTTCTGTGTGGTGCTTGGGGTATTGGCCTCATTCACTCAGTGGTCCAGTTAGCTTTTGTGATCCATTTGCCTTTCTGTGGTCCTAATGAAATCGACAGCTTTTACTGTGACCTTCCTTGGTTTATCAAACTTGCCTGCATAGATTCCTACAGAATGGAATTCATGGTCACTGCCAACAGTGGGTTCATATCCATGGGCACTTTCTTCTTACTGATTATGTCCTACGTTTTCATCCTGGTCACTGTGTGGAAACGCGCTTCAGGTGGTTTGCACAAGGCCCTCTCCACTCTGTCAGCACACATCTCTGTGGTGGTTTTGTTCTTTGGACCATGCATCTTTGTTTACATGTGGCCATTTCCTATAGTGACAGTGGATAAGTTTCTTGCCATTTTAGACTTTTTGGTTACACCCATCCTGAATCCTGCCATTTACACATTGAGgaacaaagacatgaaaatggCTATGAGGAGACTGTATGGTCAGTTCTTGAGTTTGAAGATCTCTTAG